gtGTATCCAGAATAGTTCCGTGTATTCTCAATGGTAAAGACAGCTTTTTAGatattatccaaaaaaaaaaatttttttcgaaaaattcaagccgtcataaaaaatattttgtaacaTTCTCAGAgttctcattatgaaattaaGTTTTCTGTGCAAGAGTAATAAACGATTTGTAATGAAAAAGGCTACTTCACATTTAAGTGTTAAAAATATGCCTGAAAATATGTCAAGCGGGGGAAAATGATATTTGAGTCTTAAGACGTCGCCTTTTTGGTTGAACTTAAAACTTTTGGTTGctgcattcaattttttgagcatagaAAACATCAAACTCAGGCACCGTTTATTCGttgttttaagaaaaaagttgtttctttAAATGTGTAGTTTCGTCAGTGGGGATTATGTTGAACGACACGTCCACAGCATCAAAATTgaacactttaaaattgtGAGGGTTTTCGTCATTtgtcagaaattcaaaaaatttggactctttgagaaatttcgagaattgtGGTATGATCGCAACGTGACAATGTCAAATGTAAATTAGTAAatagtaattaaaatttaaaatccgaaTGAATGTTTTTGTCGACCTCCTAAATTTTtataggtgaaaactgagtaattgttaCTTTATGGctgtaaattaaaataatgtccaaaatttttgaaacggtTCATGATAGTTGGCCATGGCAATTATAAGcattttccccactggcgaTACTTAGGCTTCAAACGGTTTTTGGAACTCTTTCAACTGCGAACCTAAACAATTTAGGACACAGGGGTCTCTTTCCAAAAAGCACAACCAGTTCAAATTACTCTCTCCACGGCAACGAGTGGAAAGGGGACCCCAGTAAAGCTCTTTTCCTctgttattattttctttctgtGAAGTCTTTCGCCTCGTCATACATACATTGTCTTTTCCACGAAAATTGCCATCCGTCGTGGCCCTCATTCTCTTCTTTtccagaagaagaagcttcacAGAAGACTCAACAAGATATTCTCATCATTGTCTCTGTGTCTTTTTGAAACTCACACTATTATTTTAGTAGGGGGGACAGACTGCTTCGGGTGATAATCGAATTACTGCAGGCTATTGGTCCGccttcttctcttttccaaaaaaaaaaaaagaaagtccCAACAACTAATCCTACCCAGCTGTTTCTATTTCTGTGTGTCTCTTCAGTTCCCATTCCCAAATACTagacatcatcatcatcataatcATAACTTCTTCTTCTATTTCTTTCCAATattcttttgatattttttttgaaaagagatGCCGCTTGAGTCGAGACTAAACATCCGAATGCCCAATGTTCGAAGAAGACTTTCTCATTTTATGATCGAAGAAGTAAGTTTTAACAGAGATCGAGTGTCActaagattttgagaaattttggacCTCTGTCCTTTGGCGGTCTggtataaaaaagtttataaatcctcttgaaaacttttaatgaaatttataATAATCAAGTCGAGATATAAATGatcaaaagctgaaaaaatgactTCATACTATTTTAGACCGAGGGTGGATGTGCTCACAATCAGTTTAAGATCACTTGCGTTAAAATGTAGCGTGAAAAGGTTTTTCATATGGCCATTTCAACTTCTTGAGAAccttcaaattcaatttagaaattaagaataataattttctagattttataaataatttgtgGGTCAATTATCAGTCAAGGAAGTTCTTGAAAatagttattgaaaaatcccCGAAATGATGTACAAAACAATAAACTTTAATTTGTAATgcctaaaattgtttcaatgttttcctACAAGATGTACTCGCCaaacaaaaacactttttaaagATGCAGTAGTGCCAGTGAGGAAATTGTTGAGAATCGctcctatggtgccaaaatgaccaaacaTAGCGTTTCAAAACATGTTACATTTTCTAAGCTATTGAACTGTTACATGTTCTCATATCAGCAAATAATAAGACCACCTGTCTGATTCTTCCGTTTCAATTGACACCTAATTGAACAGAGTACACACCTATTGGTTAATTCTTTGGATAAACCCATGTGAGCCGGCTCTCCCATGGCTCCGTCGTCCATGGTTATACTTTTTGTCTGCGTATACCtttgttcacattttcttttttccgccACGGCAGCGGAATTCTTCTTGACGAGAAGACGTGACTAACCTCCTTCCTCTCAATCTTACACACTTTTTCTTCATTCAATTCTTGGTTGTTGTGGAAGAATTGATTCGAGTGTGAGTGGTTTTTTGCAATGGTAGCTAACGGTTGCTTTACGTCACCACGTGGACTTTTGAACCAGGGCTCATTTCGAAAGGTAGGTCCATTACGGGAATTGCATTTCTCCTGTTTTATGTGCTCTTTCAACGCCTTTATTGGTTTTTCTCTTGGAGGCATATGTTACATTTAGTTGCCACGCGGCGGCCAAGCACATTGTGCTTTTTCTGACACTTGTCAATTTGTAATTCATTGTCGCTGTGTGACGACGGAGCAACGAAAGACTCATATTCAGAGAGAGTCCCTCAGTcactcatatttttcatttttcttcttttcccttGTTTTTCGTATAAAACTGAATCGGACCAAATGAACTTGGATTTTGTTTGCACAAATAGAAGCAGCACGAATAATCAGCTGTTAGTTCCGAAGGTATGGCttaaaatgtttgcaaatGGAAAATTGGTTAGTTTTATGAAGTTCTCTAGAAATTTTTCTCTGAGTTTAGTTGGTTCTAGtaaattataaacattttaaaattttttctacgtCATAAAGTATGGCGCAAAATTGCCTATTTGCATGCTTCATGTTGAAATGGGAAAATTCGAGCTTCAAAAAACTACACTGTATCatagaaaagtttgaaaaattgacggtaggcaggtaggcattgCAGAGCCTGcacaccaattttttttggttttcagaaaaaaatatgaataaatatGCCCTGCTTCTTTATTCGGGAAGCATTTTTCGAACAACACATTCTATAGGGGTGAAGTTTGGAAGATGAGTATTTTGCCTTAAAAAACTCGGAGCCCCAATTACTGAAATAACACATAATATAAATCAGGAAAATGCCGGAACATTAGAAAATCTAAATATCGAAAACGTAGCTACTTTTGGATCCTTCTTCACCTTAATTAGTTCAAAATAAGAcagagcgaatcgctgattggtcttcCAGTTCTCATATATTGTGTGGAAATTCATACAGGAAGATCAgctttttgagatttgaatttacttttttattttatggtACTTCAGCATGCTGGAATAccttttttcaactaaatcaGCATTCTCCATCTTTAAAGTTTTCCCAACGAAGTTCCTCAAAGTGataatcaatattttacaAGTTTCAGTCATTACAAGTTTCAGTATGTATAAGATCTCTGAGAACGGAAGTTCGAAATTCTTCGTCATTTATTTCTAGAGTGTCTCGAAACATAAATCTGAATGATATGCAAAAATCGCAACTGAACATTTTGCACTTTCTAGCTACATGCCATCTTGCTCTTTGAGAAGtcatttttgatcatttcGAATGCATTcctctttcaaaaaatgaagaaggaCATACATGACTTTATATCTTCCTAACCTGTTAAGCCgacttttatattttaattctcTCGTTCTCTATCACTATCTTCTCTGAGTCTGGaatgaagaaaagaaaaaagaaaaaagtgggcTGAAAAGTTTGGCACAAGACGCGAGAAGAGAGAAAGTGAAGCCAGCTATTCTAGTAGAAGCAGAGAAGTCAGGCACATTCCTTCATTTCTATTCTTTCCTGCTTCCTTTGAGTCTCCATTTTTATTCCTTTGCTCTTCGGCTCATTATTCCCGAAATCAAACTGTCGCCTGGCAAGCTGAAATCCAAGAATATGCATGTTTTCATGCTTTCTATACGAGATTCTACAAAGTTGGTAAGGGCAGTCAGAAAATTAGATAATATTtgaataggttttttttctgttctgtaaatttcagccagttttctgaattattttataacttttaattaaaaaagttcagaataaaaaatgattttctattttttctgttgttttgtagttttttccGTACACTAGATTTACCCTGCTTTCCACAGGTagtagaaaattttgtttgaattccGAGATTTATTGTTTCCAGTATACTTCTTGCATACTTCATACTTCTTCTATAGCTAACACTACGAATCTATTGTATTACCAACCAACTTGGCAAAAATCATAATATTTGTCTGAAGTTGGCATAAATGACAAATTCAGTTTTCTACTCGGGTTTATAATTAGTTTTCACCTGGTTCTTTGATTTACTGGCATTTTACGAAAACATATATACCAGTGAAGCCATAAACAATTCAACGAATTTGGAGAAATCATGCTAATCTGTTCCGACGCTCTATGCTTTTTTCAGTTGATAAGGTCATACTGATatacattttagaaaaagaaGATTATTAAATTGGAGAAAGATATTTTTATGTACAAAAGAAGGATCAAAGATTAGCCCATTCTTTCACTCtcaatattgattttattttcagctgaagCTTCACTCGGATCGTGGCGATGGTAACTCTCCTCATGGAATTGCAGACCCCTTACTATCTCAACATTTGCTCGAAGGATACTCTGAAGAAGAACTCCAGGAGTATCGTCAAGTCTTCAACATGTTTGATGCAGGTCTTCCGTTCAATTAGCTTTTAAATCGTCTCAAGTTtcatttgcatttattttagATCGCAGCGGAGCCATTGCAATAGACGAACTTGAAGCAGCAATTAAGAATTTAGGATTGGAGCAGACAAGAGACGAATTGGATAAGATTATTGACGAGGTAAGTCaaacaataataaatataataaaGGGAAGGCGAACTTTTTTCACAGTATCTAAAAACTTTACGAAACCATAGGCTTTGAAGAGAGTTACATTAAAGAAAATTCCCGcgttgctatttttttttaactttacaaaaaatttaggtcGATCAAAGAGGTAATCATCAGATAGATTTTGACGAGTTCTGTGTGGTTATGAGAAGGCTCACAATGAAGAAGAGTAACTGGAATGAAGTTGTCAAAGAGTGCTTCACCGTTTTTGACAGAGTGAGTTCAAATGCTTGCAGATTTTGTGACTCTAATTCGTTCGTATTTCAGTCTGAAAATGGTggaatatcaaaaaaagatttccgATTCATACTCCGAGAACTGGGTGACATAACGGATAATCAGATCATTGacgaaattttcaacgaaGCAGATGTCGATGGAAATGGAGTCATTGATTACGACGAGTTTACATATATggtcaaaaattatatgacCGATGACGATATCGTTTAAAATCTGTGTTCAGTTTATTTACTTGGTGATttacaataaaatgtttttatggtaatcttaaattttttgttacagaAACATTTAggctttttcaaaagtttacaaCATTGTTTTGCACAGTCCACTCCTACCAACGAGATGTAGTAGGGATCCTCTTTTTCACCGCCTCCTCTTTTGCCCGGAAAACGCCTCCGAAAAATGACAAACGAAagtaaaataggaaaaaacaacaaaaaataaaatagtgtTTAAATAAAGTGtaaataatctaaaaatcttcaattacTTACGTGAACCATTTTACCCTTTGATGTGGAAATTCCAtaggtttgtttttttgtaagcaataataaaaatgaacataaaaaatttatttcacaatTAACATCTCCTCGCGATCACTTGCTTTTTACTAACAACTTGTATTGAAAAGTAATATTTTCACTTGaggaaaagtttcaaaacttgatCCACTTCAGATTATGAATCCGTTTTCGGATGTTATGCGGAAAGCTCTCTGTTCTTCACCACAATCACCATCTTCCAATTCTACTGGACTTGTTCCGTTTGGAAGTCCAAAATTCTATGTCTTGTGCGGAATGGGTGGATCAATTTGCTGTGGATTTACTCATCTTGTTATCACTCCACTAGATATTGTTAAGTGTAGAATGCAAGTTGATCCTTTGAAGTACACTGGAGTTGTTCAAGGATTCAAAGTTGCCGTAGCAGAAGATGGTGTTAGAGGTTGGTAATATATACACAGTAATTTGTAAATTctgaattgatttttaggcTTGGCACGTGCTTGGGCTCCAACTACAATCGGATACTCAGCACaaggttttggaaaatttggttactatgagattttcaaaaacgtctATGGAAGCATGCTCAGCGAGGTTTACTTCATAATTCATGAAATCAAATCaagattttaatttctagGAAAATGCGTACACCTATCGTTCTTGGGTGTATCTAGCCGCTGCTTCATCAGCTGAATTCTTTGCTGACTTCTTTTTGGCTCCATTTGAAGCTGTGAAAGTGAGAATGCAAACTTCATCAACTGCTCCAAAAACAATGAGAGAGTGTATGCCAATGATTTACAAAAAAGAAGGAATGTACGGGTTTTTCAAGGTATAGCTGAATGATAACGCTACGTTCAAGTATTAATATTCAGGGACTACCACCACTTTGGACTCGTCAAATTCCATATACAACAGTGAAGTTTGTATGTTTCGAGCGGATAATGGAGTTGATGTATACTCACGTTGTTCCTAAGCCAAGAGCTGAGTGTACTAAAATGGAACAGCTTTTGGTCACATTTTCAGCTGGATATTTGGCAGGTACACTTGAATTTTAGatggaatttgaaaagtttaatgaATCCTGCTATAGGTATTCTGTGTGCTGTTGCCTCGCATCCTCCAGATGTCATTGTCTCCCAACTCAATCAAGATCCGAATGCCACGTTGACGAGTACTGCGAAGAAATTGGGATTAAAAGGAATGTGGGCGGGTCTTGGAGCCAGAATTATCATGATTGGTACAATTACTGCTATGCAATGGTTCATTTATGATGGTTGGAAAGTTGTTATGGGAATTCCAAGACCGCCTCCCGCCGAGATGCCTGATTCTATTAGAAAGAAGTTGGAGAATGTAcagagaaaataataataaaaattaaagaattggATTTTattaaacagaaaatatttacattaaaataagcaaattgaatctgaaaacatttttttcgtgttcTCAATCAATGAGAAGTACCCGTTCCTCtttcataaattcaaattccaactGGATAACACCTGCATCCATTGTTGAATTTGGAAACTGGAAATTAATAGACTATGATGGATATAAACAGAAAACAGGCAGACTCACGCGACCAGCGGTTATATATTTGTCGGGGATTGTGAACTTTACTTTTCGATGAGTCGGctggaaaaaaacaaccgtttaaaattaatggatgacgaattttttgaaatttgcaattggGTACCGTAACCTTAGCGCGTCACTCACCAATCGTTCATCATTGCAATCgtggtaaattttgaaaacaggaTCAATTGGTGTAGTCTCTGTAGTCCATCCAGATAAGAAGAAGCTTCCATTTGAAGTTGAGTATCCCTGATCAAGAAGATCATCTGGATCAGGGCCAGAATCTTCGTCCCACAGCTTTATGCGAACATTGGCAGCTGGCTCACTCCCACAGATTAGGACtcctgaaatcaaaaattactatgaaaaacaacaagcgagtttctagtttttgaattatttaggGACTTTGAACAAGAAATGTTATTGGAAATTAATGCTAcctgtttttatttaaaaaattgaaaatgcttttaaaatctgttcagaattttcaaaaaatattagtgttcaaatttcacaaatctTTCTGAAAGCTTCTCAAGGAGGAAGTTATAGTTTAGTTTCACACTAATTTTCCTCAATCCTTCCGCGTAGGCACAACGCCTACCTGCGTTGTCTACAAGGCAGACGTAACTCGCCTTGAAGGTGACCTACTCTGCCctccagttttttttaaagagctCAAAAACTTCTACTAAATATTCTTTTGAAATACCTTTAACGGAAACAGATTGATCTCGAAAAGTCGCAACTCTAGATACCAAAATAAGTGAAGTTATGAGAACTGTAGTAACGCCGAGCATGACGACAACTGAAACGGTAACAAGTGAACAACCACACATAAATATTGTCCGTTGTATGTCATGACCATTATTATTTCAATTGCCAGATCTCTACTGAATCATCCCGCCCTATACGGTAATCTGAtgtatctgcgtctctcccaCCTATATACTATATTTTAGAGATCCAAattatgaaacagtaaaaaggTCGATGGTCGACCGGtatgagttttttattttattttttgactaGTTGTTACAACTTTTTATACGAATAGTTGCAAAATGActattgttttattcaaatgtGTATGTTGCACCTGAAAAACtgaactaaaaattgatattataACAGATTCataacaaagaaaaaacataacaaTTTGTAAAACTTATTGGCTATCTGtacaatttatcaaaatatataatttttccggTGCCTTTACATTCAAACACTTATAAAAATGTCGAATCTTTCCGTACAAAATTGACTTTTGATTGTCGCTGACTTCTCGATTGGCTTTCACTTTCCACATCAACTCttccagattttcagtttttccagactttcctgaataaaaaattgaacaatttcacATTATGCGAAACAAACCGGCTAACTTGATGAGCtcatcgaaaattgaaaagaacgTCGAAGTTGGAATTTGAATGAATTGATGAATTTCGAGGAGGCGGATTAGAGgcattggctgaaaatttcaaaactcaatgttttatccattttcaggataatttaaaaaaactgcaatATTTACATATTTAAGTTTTCCAGCCAAGTTAATAAAGAACATCGCATCTTCATGAGATAGTGTAACTGAGTTTCTCTGAAACCAATACTTTCTATGGAGTAAAGAAGTTGCAAAACATTACCTTACAGTAATCTGCAATTTCCAGGCGTGGCATCTCATTAAATCGAATGAAAAGTTGAAGGGATCTCAATGTGGACGGTTTAATGAATTTCGTTTTTGATAATAagatttcagctgaaaatataattatttttccatttagaGCAAGTTGTACTTATGCCAGTCTCACCTTGCTCAAATTCCTTAGCATTCCAGGCGTcttccaaaatgaaaaatacacTCATTGTCATACTTTTTGTTCGTTGATCCTTATGGACTAATTCATTTAACCGCTCAAGCCCAGCTTTCCATCCGAATCTATAAActgatatttaaatttttaaggaCTAAAATGTATTTAATCGCTGTACTTTTTCACTGTAAACTCAATCAGAACACGAGCAAAAACATCTCGATTAGAGCAgaacttgtattttttgagaaattcgaaaaattgaaaagcagAATTTCCTGTTTTGTCTTTATTTAGAACTCGTTGGATTGCTGCACAGATTTGATCGTCACTAACATCCACGTTTCGAGCTAAAAACAATTCccattagtttttgaaatttgaagctcAAAATCACCTTGACGTCTTGCGGAACCACCGTACTCCTCCatttgttgttttaaaaaaagttcagctTGTTCTGATCTCTGATGAGACATTGCGATACTGCTCATCCTGACAACTCCCCAATCAGGTGTGTCACGAGTTTCTCTGTAATGAGCAGTAACCCGAAACgtttcatttaaatttcaaactaaccGAAAAATTCTGTAATCCTCTGctcctttttcaaattctgtcAAACTACATCTAATGATATTTTGAATGCTCGTAATTGTctgtaatataatttttcatgaaatt
This is a stretch of genomic DNA from Caenorhabditis elegans chromosome V. It encodes these proteins:
- the E02A10.3 gene encoding EF-hand domain-containing protein (Confirmed by transcript evidence) is translated as MPLESRLNIRMPNVRRRLSHFMIEELKLHSDRGDGNSPHGIADPLLSQHLLEGYSEEELQEYRQVFNMFDADRSGAIAIDELEAAIKNLGLEQTRDELDKIIDEVDQRGNHQIDFDEFCVVMRRLTMKKSNWNEVVKECFTVFDRSENGGISKKDFRFILRELGDITDNQIIDEIFNEADVDGNGVIDYDEFTYMVKNYMTDDDIV
- the E02A10.3 gene encoding EF-hand domain-containing protein (Confirmed by transcript evidence) produces the protein MVANGCFTSPRGLLNQGSFRKLKLHSDRGDGNSPHGIADPLLSQHLLEGYSEEELQEYRQVFNMFDADRSGAIAIDELEAAIKNLGLEQTRDELDKIIDEVDQRGNHQIDFDEFCVVMRRLTMKKSNWNEVVKECFTVFDRSENGGISKKDFRFILRELGDITDNQIIDEIFNEADVDGNGVIDYDEFTYMVKNYMTDDDIV
- the E02A10.3 gene encoding EF-hand domain-containing protein (Confirmed by transcript evidence), translated to MNLDFVCTNRSSTNNQLLVPKLKLHSDRGDGNSPHGIADPLLSQHLLEGYSEEELQEYRQVFNMFDADRSGAIAIDELEAAIKNLGLEQTRDELDKIIDEVDQRGNHQIDFDEFCVVMRRLTMKKSNWNEVVKECFTVFDRSENGGISKKDFRFILRELGDITDNQIIDEIFNEADVDGNGVIDYDEFTYMVKNYMTDDDIV
- the E02A10.3 gene encoding EF-hand domain-containing protein (Confirmed by transcript evidence), which produces MHVFMLSIRDSTKLLKLHSDRGDGNSPHGIADPLLSQHLLEGYSEEELQEYRQVFNMFDADRSGAIAIDELEAAIKNLGLEQTRDELDKIIDEVDQRGNHQIDFDEFCVVMRRLTMKKSNWNEVVKECFTVFDRSENGGISKKDFRFILRELGDITDNQIIDEIFNEADVDGNGVIDYDEFTYMVKNYMTDDDIV
- the E02A10.3 gene encoding EF-hand domain-containing protein (Confirmed by transcript evidence), with protein sequence MSSKSRKLSHNNNNSSSSTASVIGGGGGGGGGGGGGGIVASGGVGLTTQTTTSGGALTPQRGGSLSLSVGQTVSRPFSRSSFMLRYKGDKSGKNHNVIDAIRLKLHSDRGDGNSPHGIADPLLSQHLLEGYSEEELQEYRQVFNMFDADRSGAIAIDELEAAIKNLGLEQTRDELDKIIDEVDQRGNHQIDFDEFCVVMRRLTMKKSNWNEVVKECFTVFDRSENGGISKKDFRFILRELGDITDNQIIDEIFNEADVDGNGVIDYDEFTYMVKNYMTDDDIV
- the E02A10.3 gene encoding EF-hand domain-containing protein (Confirmed by transcript evidence), producing MPKLKLHSDRGDGNSPHGIADPLLSQHLLEGYSEEELQEYRQVFNMFDADRSGAIAIDELEAAIKNLGLEQTRDELDKIIDEVDQRGNHQIDFDEFCVVMRRLTMKKSNWNEVVKECFTVFDRSENGGISKKDFRFILRELGDITDNQIIDEIFNEADVDGNGVIDYDEFTYMVKNYMTDDDIV
- the C14C10.1 gene encoding Phosphate carrier protein, mitochondrial (Confirmed by transcript evidence), encoding MNPFSDVMRKALCSSPQSPSSNSTGLVPFGSPKFYVLCGMGGSICCGFTHLVITPLDIVKCRMQVDPLKYTGVVQGFKVAVAEDGVRGLARAWAPTTIGYSAQGFGKFGYYEIFKNVYGSMLSEENAYTYRSWVYLAAASSAEFFADFFLAPFEAVKVRMQTSSTAPKTMRECMPMIYKKEGMYGFFKGLPPLWTRQIPYTTVKFVCFERIMELMYTHVVPKPRAECTKMEQLLVTFSAGYLAGILCAVASHPPDVIVSQLNQDPNATLTSTAKKLGLKGMWAGLGARIIMIGTITAMQWFIYDGWKVVMGIPRPPPAEMPDSIRKKLENVQRK
- the ttr-43 gene encoding Transthyretin-like family protein (Confirmed by transcript evidence), encoding MLGVTTVLITSLILVSRVATFRDQSVSVKGVLICGSEPAANVRIKLWDEDSGPDPDDLLDQGYSTSNGSFFLSGWTTETTPIDPVFKIYHDCNDERLPTHRKVKFTIPDKYITAGRFPNSTMDAGVIQLEFEFMKEERVLLID
- the C14C10.2 gene encoding ERAP1_C domain-containing protein (Confirmed by transcript evidence); this translates as MVARIAKQSFESAAERKNTITSIQNIIRCSLTEFEKGAEDYRIFRETRDTPDWGVVRMSSIAMSHQRSEQAELFLKQQMEEYGGSARRQARNVDVSDDQICAAIQRVLNKDKTGNSAFQFFEFLKKYKFCSNRDVFARVLIEFTVKKFGWKAGLERLNELVHKDQRTKSMTMSVFFILEDAWNAKEFEQAEILLSKTKFIKPSTLRSLQLFIRFNEMPRLEIADYCKPMPLIRLLEIHQFIQIPTSTFFSIFDELIKLAGKSGKTENLEELMWKVKANREVSDNQKSILYGKIRHFYKCLNVKAPEKLYILINCTDSQ
- the C14C10.2 gene encoding ERAP1_C domain-containing protein (Confirmed by transcript evidence); the encoded protein is MVARIAKQSFESAAERKNTITSIQNIIRCSLTEFEKGAEDYRIFRETRDTPDWGVVRMSSIAMSHQRSEQAELFLKQQMEEYGGSARRQARNVDVSDDQICAAIQRVLNKDKTGNSAFQFFEFLKKYKFCSNRDVFARVLIEFTVKKFGWKAGLERLNELVHKDQRTKSMTMSVFFILEDAWNAKEFEQAEILLSKTKFIKPSTLRSLQLFIRFNEMPRLEIADYCKRNSVTLSHEDAMFFINLAGKLKYPMPLIRLLEIHQFIQIPTSTFFSIFDELIKLAGKSGKTENLEELMWKVKANREVSDNQKSILYGKIRHFYKCLNVKAPEKLYILINCTDSQ